A part of Streptomyces sp. DSM 40750 genomic DNA contains:
- a CDS encoding TetR/AcrR family transcriptional regulator codes for MGGTSGEAYERTSTPSGCGAEPNPHTGGRPRSRCRVQRRPLNGIAKRAGVGEGTLYRHFPNREALLAEAYRRDIEELVVAASALLAENEPVEAFRRWLDRVIDYADIKRGVLAALEAAAWQGLAAHSHNPIEGALGHLLDAGKAAGSIRADVDAHGVLLLIAYLGRLDRNEWESRARPLMNVILDGLSRQDADR; via the coding sequence GTGGGCGGAACATCAGGAGAGGCCTATGAGCGCACCAGCACGCCGTCGGGATGCGGCGCAGAACCGAACCCGCATACTGGAGGCCGCCCGCGCAGCCGTTGCCGAGTCCAACGACGTCCCCTCAACGGGATCGCCAAGCGCGCCGGTGTAGGAGAGGGAACGCTCTACCGGCACTTTCCCAACCGCGAAGCGCTCCTCGCCGAGGCGTACCGGCGCGATATCGAAGAACTCGTGGTCGCCGCCTCCGCTCTGCTGGCGGAAAACGAGCCTGTGGAAGCCTTCCGTCGCTGGCTCGACCGAGTGATCGACTACGCCGACATCAAGCGCGGTGTCCTGGCAGCGCTTGAGGCGGCGGCATGGCAGGGCCTTGCCGCCCACAGCCACAACCCCATCGAGGGCGCCCTCGGGCACCTGCTGGACGCCGGAAAAGCGGCAGGTTCCATCCGTGCGGACGTGGACGCCCACGGGGTCCTCCTGCTCATCGCATACCTCGGCCGACTGGACCGGAATGAGTGGGAATCAAGGGCCCGGCCTTTGATGAACGTCATCCTCGACGGTCTTTCCCGACAAGACGCGGACCGGTGA
- a CDS encoding alcohol dehydrogenase catalytic domain-containing protein, translating to MRAVVVTRPGGLDALEIKDVPVPVRKPGWVRIRVKAFGVNESEVTTRKGESDAEVTYPRIPGIEGVGVVDEADENSELRPGQQVATMMGGMGRSYDGAYAQYVTVPAGQVIPFETGLPWEVVGALPEMFQTAYGSLTTGLDLKAGQTLLIRGGTSTVGLSAATIAKDLGATVLSTIRSPERAGELRAAGADHALVDNSTIADQVSELMPDGVDAVLELVGCSVLADTLRTVRRHGTVCFTGALSGQWTIPDFTPFMIPNGVRLTSYGGQAADLPAHVFAHQLQAIAAGLLKVPVAKVHHGLEQVRDAQADVESGTTPGKHVVVLDD from the coding sequence ATGCGGGCCGTCGTCGTCACCCGGCCCGGCGGCCTCGACGCACTGGAGATCAAGGATGTGCCGGTGCCCGTACGCAAGCCCGGCTGGGTGCGGATCAGGGTGAAGGCGTTCGGCGTCAACGAGTCCGAGGTCACCACCCGCAAGGGCGAGTCGGACGCGGAGGTCACCTACCCGCGGATCCCCGGCATCGAGGGCGTCGGCGTGGTCGATGAGGCCGACGAGAACAGCGAGCTGAGGCCGGGACAGCAGGTGGCCACGATGATGGGCGGCATGGGCCGCTCGTACGACGGCGCGTACGCCCAGTACGTGACCGTCCCCGCCGGGCAGGTCATCCCGTTCGAGACCGGCCTGCCGTGGGAGGTCGTCGGCGCGCTGCCGGAGATGTTCCAGACCGCCTACGGATCGCTGACCACCGGCCTGGACCTCAAGGCAGGGCAGACGCTGCTGATCCGCGGCGGCACCTCCACGGTCGGGCTGAGCGCGGCCACGATCGCGAAGGACCTCGGAGCCACCGTGCTGTCCACCATCCGCAGCCCGGAGAGGGCCGGGGAACTGCGGGCCGCGGGCGCCGACCATGCCCTCGTCGACAACAGCACGATCGCCGACCAGGTGAGCGAGCTGATGCCGGACGGCGTCGACGCCGTACTGGAGCTGGTGGGCTGCTCGGTCCTCGCCGACACCCTCCGCACCGTCCGCCGGCACGGCACGGTCTGCTTCACCGGAGCCCTGTCGGGCCAGTGGACGATCCCCGATTTCACCCCGTTCATGATCCCCAACGGGGTGCGGCTGACGTCCTACGGCGGTCAGGCCGCCGACCTCCCGGCCCACGTCTTCGCCCACCAGCTCCAGGCCATCGCCGCAGGGCTCCTCAAAGTCCCGGTCGCGAAGGTCCACCACGGCCTGGAACAGGTCCGTGACGCCCAGGCCGACGTCGAGTCCGGCACCACGCCGGGCAAGCACGTCGTCGTCCTGGACGACTGA
- a CDS encoding dihydrofolate reductase family protein: protein MSELLVDFITSLDGHASGEGWPGFWGIEGPEYLAWLGEQPEATYLMGANTYRLMSGFAAGEVPNGQDEFRPEEEASVDELTQASKVVFSSSLEEPLTWANSTLVRDDAVEAVRAMKSSGSGLLSTIGSLSLCRSLLRAGLVDRFRVVMFPVITGATGEERIYDGYPDVALEMIEHRTFDGRIQLVEYKPRVLEHPPLGVPA, encoded by the coding sequence ATGTCGGAGCTTCTCGTCGACTTCATCACCTCCCTCGACGGCCACGCATCGGGAGAGGGATGGCCCGGGTTCTGGGGCATCGAGGGCCCGGAGTACCTCGCATGGCTCGGCGAGCAGCCCGAGGCCACCTACCTGATGGGAGCGAACACCTACCGCCTGATGTCGGGCTTCGCCGCAGGCGAGGTCCCGAATGGCCAAGACGAGTTCAGGCCCGAAGAAGAGGCGTCCGTCGACGAGCTCACGCAAGCGTCCAAGGTGGTCTTCTCCTCCTCACTCGAGGAGCCACTGACGTGGGCCAACTCCACGCTCGTCCGCGACGACGCCGTCGAGGCGGTCCGCGCCATGAAGTCGAGTGGCTCGGGGCTCCTCAGCACGATCGGCAGCCTCAGCCTGTGCCGGTCCCTGCTACGAGCCGGACTCGTCGACCGCTTCCGGGTCGTGATGTTCCCGGTGATCACCGGGGCCACAGGCGAAGAACGCATCTACGACGGCTATCCGGACGTTGCCCTCGAGATGATCGAGCACCGCACCTTCGACGGCCGCATCCAGCTGGTCGAGTACAAGCCCCGCGTGCTCGAGCACCCGCCGCTCGGCGTCCCTGCGTGA
- a CDS encoding ISL3 family transposase, whose product MHVTARTRDDFVVDCPGCGSAAHRVHSRYQRHLADTAVAGRPVVIDLSVRRLVCDQPACLRRTFVEQVEGLTVRYGRRTPPLHRLLVAIALALAGRAGARMAAVLAVAVSRVTLLSMLMALPDPPATNAASSPLVLGVDDFAFRKGRTYGTVLVDVDSSAVIDLLPDRSSDTLVAWLTAHPGAEVICRDRDSSYSLAATTACPDAVQVADRWHLLQGLSRAVEQVCHQHRGCLKKHAERGQGRPVQLPVLDALPPTLIVQRVLNRHVEINRMVNIGYPVSEIARRLGLDRKTVRHYRDIDLDTLLASARDRRSVPLDRFKPFLQAEFAAGRTSGKELFQRLREQGYRGGYSTLTRYLRTVRAGTAPPAPAEIPSPRRITGWIMQARENLSPRSTAGLDEVRLACPDITAACDFARAFTDLLRHRRGAQLEDWIRQAERTAPPPIKGFAGFLRQDLDAVLAGLTLHYSSGIVEGHVNRLKTLKRQMYNRAGLPLLRKRVLLA is encoded by the coding sequence GTGCATGTCACCGCGCGTACTCGGGACGACTTCGTGGTGGACTGCCCCGGCTGCGGCTCGGCCGCGCATCGTGTCCACAGCCGTTACCAGCGGCACCTCGCCGATACCGCCGTCGCCGGGCGGCCCGTCGTCATTGACCTGTCGGTCCGCCGCCTCGTCTGCGATCAGCCGGCTTGCCTGCGCCGTACCTTCGTTGAGCAGGTCGAGGGCCTGACCGTGCGCTACGGCCGGAGAACCCCGCCACTGCACCGCCTGCTGGTGGCGATCGCGTTGGCCCTGGCCGGGCGGGCCGGAGCCCGGATGGCGGCGGTGCTTGCGGTGGCAGTCAGCCGGGTGACGCTGCTCAGCATGCTGATGGCTCTGCCCGACCCGCCCGCGACCAACGCAGCGTCCAGTCCGCTGGTGCTGGGGGTGGACGACTTCGCCTTCCGCAAGGGCCGGACCTACGGCACCGTCCTGGTCGACGTCGACTCCTCGGCGGTGATCGATCTGCTTCCCGACCGTTCGTCCGACACTCTCGTTGCGTGGCTGACCGCGCACCCCGGCGCCGAGGTCATCTGCCGTGATCGCGACAGCAGCTACAGCCTCGCTGCGACCACGGCCTGCCCAGATGCGGTGCAAGTTGCTGATCGATGGCATTTACTTCAGGGCTTGTCCCGGGCGGTCGAGCAGGTCTGTCACCAGCACCGCGGCTGCCTGAAGAAGCACGCAGAGCGGGGCCAGGGCCGCCCCGTTCAGCTGCCTGTGCTCGATGCCCTGCCTCCGACGTTGATCGTCCAGCGTGTCCTGAACCGGCACGTGGAGATCAACCGCATGGTCAATATCGGCTACCCGGTCAGCGAGATCGCCCGCCGCCTGGGCCTGGACCGCAAGACCGTGCGCCACTACCGTGACATCGACCTCGACACCCTGCTCGCCTCCGCCCGCGACCGCCGCAGCGTCCCCCTCGACCGCTTCAAGCCCTTCCTGCAGGCCGAGTTCGCTGCCGGCCGCACGAGCGGCAAGGAGTTATTCCAACGCCTGCGCGAGCAGGGCTACCGGGGCGGCTACTCCACCCTCACCCGATACCTCCGCACCGTGCGGGCCGGCACCGCACCCCCAGCCCCCGCCGAGATACCAAGCCCGCGGCGGATCACCGGCTGGATCATGCAGGCCCGCGAGAACCTGTCACCACGCAGCACCGCAGGGCTGGACGAGGTACGGCTTGCCTGCCCGGACATCACCGCAGCCTGCGACTTCGCCCGCGCGTTCACCGACCTGCTCCGACATCGCCGAGGCGCCCAACTGGAGGACTGGATACGCCAGGCCGAACGAACGGCACCGCCGCCCATCAAGGGCTTCGCGGGGTTCCTGCGCCAGGACCTCGACGCCGTACTGGCCGGACTGACCCTGCATTACAGCTCTGGCATCGTCGAGGGGCACGTCAACAGACTCAAAACGCTGAAGCGGCAGATGTACAACCGCGCCGGACTCCCGCTGCTGCGCAAGCGGGTCCTTCTCGCCTGA
- a CDS encoding CU044_2847 family protein: protein MSECEKRGGVLAPLTRIPLNGGGSILVEQTATSDGPVKAGRFAVHEIPVTLQGALEPVTEAARVALDQLRKARPDEVTIEFGVDLAFEAGAVITKTQAGCHLKVTVSWKNDGSVHPHAGESAGWSR from the coding sequence GTGAGCGAATGCGAGAAACGAGGAGGCGTTTTGGCACCCCTTACTCGGATTCCGCTGAACGGTGGAGGCAGCATCCTGGTCGAGCAGACGGCCACGTCGGACGGGCCGGTGAAGGCCGGCCGTTTTGCCGTCCACGAGATACCAGTGACTCTGCAGGGGGCGCTGGAGCCGGTCACGGAGGCGGCGCGGGTCGCGCTCGATCAGCTCCGCAAGGCTCGCCCGGACGAGGTCACAATCGAGTTCGGGGTCGATCTCGCGTTCGAAGCCGGAGCCGTGATCACCAAGACCCAGGCCGGTTGCCACCTGAAGGTGACGGTGTCGTGGAAGAACGACGGCTCCGTCCATCCGCACGCTGGCGAGAGCGCGGGCTGGTCCCGGTGA
- a CDS encoding nSTAND1 domain-containing NTPase codes for MTSADKEPGSGVASDLLAAVAQVLGPDGAVAGVGFLVAEGVVVTCAHVVAAAGGGPGEDVLLSFPHVANSDRVEGCVPGELWRAAEGEDVAFIRLSNTPTGLRPLPLGSAAGCRGHQVRSFGFPAQAPPEGHFGFGVAGDLLPGSDGRGAHLQLTAANDLTTGFSGGPVLDEVTGLVIGMLTEIAAPDAYERGQGIAYVTPAQVLRKVLPELADRALCPYRGLESFTEEQARWFQGRQDAVRQVVSNLARQRRLALLLGPSGSGKSSLIRAGVLRALAAGKLPGSDRWLPVLARPRQDLLAEIERAGLPGAITEGIAAAVTRRLAAEPTYQRIVLVIDQFEEFFTQTAHGRQRNRTAVADQIAEAVDAPAELSVILVMRDDFYPQLAALAPRLLEEAMPGVLNVPGTLTRQDLHDIIVLPAHDVGLHFQPGLPEQIITDVLATTPEAATAGEAPVTVLPLLELMLSQLWLRRQDGYLTHEAYRRIGAVSGSLTTWCDSALNELSPGQRPIARRILTSLVHPADPARHIPAVRAQVPLNELRDLAAGPDDAPDGDIDTVMAALTHHRIITTQTLRDPQRPDAPPGDPVAELIHDALIRDWGALREWINQDHRFQEWLNRTREQQDRWAATTDPGDLLGGTALAEGLEWSQRRRLPGNITAFLTASKRRQQAAIRRSRRLNTVLAGLLVLALLAAGGALWQWRTANAQRQAAQSRQLATQSDTLFRTNPELASLLAVQAYRTSHTPESVESLRTAAALPLHRRLTGHTDEVNLVAFSPDGRTLATASNDTTIRLWDTATGKTRTTLTGHTDKVWSVAFSPDGRTLATASNDTTIRLWDTATGKTRTTLTGHTDEAYAVAFSPDGRTLATGGFDATIRLWDVATGKTRTTLSGHTSEVISIAFSPDGRTLATGGYETTIRLWDVATGKTRTTLTEHTGDVYSVVFSPDGRTLATSSNDATIRLWDVTTAKTRTTLTGHDGWANSVAFSPDGRTLATASADATIRLWDVATGKTRTTLTGHTSEVYSVAFSPDGRTLATGGVDDTARLWDVTTSATHTSLSGHTHQVSSVAFSPDGRTLATASADDTVRLWDVDTGETRTILRGHTGDMNSVVFSPDGRTLATASNDATVRLWNVATGKTRTILRGHTGEVFSVAFSPDGRTLATSSNDATIRLWNAATGKTRTSLADHSGTVTSVAFSPDGRTLATASIDDTVRLWDVTTGKSRTTLRGHNGWVTSVAFSPDGRTLATSSHDATVRLWNAATGKIRTILTGHAGEVFSVAFSPDGRTLATASNAPTVRLWDVAAGRAVATLSGHNDTVASVAFSPKGHTLATGSVDHTARLWDASLPQPSEAIKKICRSVNRDLTPQERTAYLPDQSGGPVCPTR; via the coding sequence GTGACCAGCGCGGACAAGGAGCCGGGCAGCGGCGTCGCATCGGATCTGCTCGCCGCAGTGGCCCAGGTCCTCGGACCGGACGGGGCGGTGGCCGGGGTGGGATTCCTGGTGGCCGAGGGTGTTGTGGTCACCTGCGCGCACGTCGTCGCAGCGGCCGGGGGCGGACCCGGAGAGGACGTGCTGCTCTCCTTCCCCCATGTGGCGAACTCGGACCGGGTGGAGGGGTGTGTCCCGGGCGAGCTGTGGCGTGCCGCCGAGGGCGAGGATGTGGCGTTCATCCGGCTGAGCAACACGCCGACAGGGCTGCGGCCGCTGCCGTTGGGCTCCGCGGCGGGCTGCCGGGGCCACCAGGTGCGTTCGTTCGGATTCCCGGCCCAGGCTCCGCCTGAAGGGCACTTCGGCTTTGGGGTGGCCGGAGATCTGCTGCCGGGCTCGGACGGTAGGGGTGCGCATCTGCAGCTGACCGCCGCCAACGACCTCACCACCGGCTTCAGCGGCGGGCCGGTCCTGGACGAGGTGACCGGCCTGGTCATCGGCATGCTCACCGAGATCGCGGCGCCCGACGCGTACGAACGGGGTCAGGGCATCGCGTATGTCACTCCGGCACAGGTCTTGCGGAAAGTCCTGCCGGAACTGGCCGATCGGGCGCTGTGTCCCTACCGGGGGCTGGAGTCGTTCACCGAAGAACAGGCCCGGTGGTTCCAAGGCCGACAGGACGCGGTACGACAGGTCGTGTCGAACCTGGCCCGCCAGCGGCGGCTCGCGCTGCTGCTCGGGCCCTCCGGGTCGGGCAAGTCGTCTCTGATCCGGGCCGGTGTGCTGCGTGCGCTGGCCGCGGGGAAGCTGCCGGGCAGTGACCGATGGTTGCCGGTGCTCGCCCGGCCGAGGCAGGACTTGTTGGCGGAGATCGAGCGCGCGGGGCTGCCCGGGGCCATCACCGAGGGGATTGCCGCTGCGGTCACGCGCCGGCTTGCGGCCGAACCCACCTATCAGCGCATCGTGCTGGTCATCGACCAGTTCGAAGAATTCTTCACTCAAACCGCTCATGGCCGCCAGCGGAACCGTACGGCCGTCGCCGACCAGATCGCCGAAGCGGTCGACGCGCCCGCCGAACTCAGCGTGATCCTGGTCATGCGCGACGACTTCTATCCCCAACTGGCTGCCCTGGCACCGAGGTTGCTGGAAGAGGCGATGCCCGGGGTCCTCAACGTACCCGGCACGCTGACCCGGCAGGACTTGCACGACATCATCGTCCTGCCCGCACATGACGTGGGACTCCATTTCCAACCGGGACTGCCGGAGCAGATTATTACTGATGTCCTGGCCACCACTCCTGAGGCAGCGACAGCCGGGGAGGCACCCGTGACCGTGCTGCCCCTGCTGGAGCTGATGCTCAGCCAGCTGTGGCTGCGCCGTCAGGACGGATACCTCACCCACGAGGCCTACCGTCGCATCGGAGCGGTCAGCGGAAGCCTGACCACCTGGTGCGACAGCGCCCTCAACGAGCTGTCCCCCGGTCAACGGCCCATCGCGCGGCGCATCCTGACCTCGCTGGTGCACCCCGCCGACCCTGCCCGCCACATACCGGCCGTCCGCGCGCAGGTCCCCCTCAACGAACTGCGAGACCTGGCAGCGGGCCCGGACGACGCGCCCGACGGTGACATCGACACCGTCATGGCCGCTCTCACACACCATCGCATCATCACCACCCAGACGCTGCGAGACCCACAGCGCCCAGACGCCCCTCCCGGCGATCCGGTGGCCGAACTGATCCACGACGCGCTCATCCGTGACTGGGGCGCACTGCGCGAGTGGATCAACCAGGATCACCGTTTCCAGGAATGGCTCAACCGCACCCGCGAACAGCAGGACCGCTGGGCGGCGACAACCGACCCTGGAGACCTCCTCGGGGGAACAGCACTCGCGGAAGGCCTCGAGTGGTCACAGCGACGTCGACTGCCAGGCAACATCACAGCCTTCCTCACCGCCAGCAAGCGCCGCCAACAGGCCGCCATCCGACGTAGCAGGCGCCTCAACACGGTCCTTGCCGGCCTGCTCGTACTCGCACTCCTTGCCGCAGGGGGCGCTCTCTGGCAATGGCGCACGGCAAACGCCCAACGGCAAGCAGCGCAGTCCCGTCAGCTCGCCACCCAATCCGACACGCTCTTCCGCACAAACCCTGAACTCGCCTCGCTGCTGGCCGTCCAGGCCTACCGCACCAGCCACACCCCTGAGTCCGTTGAAAGCCTCCGGACCGCAGCGGCTCTCCCCCTGCATCGACGTCTGACCGGGCACACAGACGAGGTGAATTTGGTGGCCTTCAGCCCCGACGGCCGTACCCTCGCCACCGCCAGCAACGACACGACCATACGGCTGTGGGACACCGCCACGGGCAAGACCCGCACCACCCTGACCGGCCACACCGACAAGGTGTGGTCGGTGGCCTTCAGCCCCGACGGCCGAACTCTCGCCACCGCCAGCAACGACACGACCATACGGCTGTGGGACACCGCCACCGGTAAAACCCGCACCACCCTGACCGGCCACACCGACGAGGCGTATGCGGTTGCCTTCAGCCCCGACGGCCGAACTCTCGCCACCGGCGGTTTCGACGCGACCATACGGCTGTGGGACGTCGCCACGGGCAAGACCCGCACCACCCTGAGCGGCCACACCAGCGAGGTGATTTCGATTGCCTTCAGCCCCGACGGCCGAACTCTCGCGACCGGCGGTTACGAGACGACCATACGGCTGTGGGACGTCGCCACCGGCAAGACCCGCACCACCCTGACCGAGCACACCGGCGACGTGTATTCGGTGGTGTTCAGTCCCGACGGCCGCACCCTCGCCACCTCCAGCAACGACGCGACCATACGGCTGTGGGACGTCACCACCGCAAAAACCCGCACCACCCTGACCGGGCACGATGGCTGGGCGAATTCGGTGGCGTTCAGTCCCGACGGCCGCACCCTCGCCACAGCCAGTGCCGACGCGACCATACGGCTGTGGGACGTCGCCACCGGCAAGACCCGCACCACCCTGACCGGGCACACCAGTGAAGTGTATTCGGTGGCCTTCAGCCCGGACGGCCGCACCCTCGCCACCGGCGGTGTCGACGACACCGCCCGACTGTGGGACGTCACCACCAGTGCGACCCACACGTCCCTATCCGGGCACACCCACCAGGTGAGTTCCGTGGCCTTCAGCCCGGACGGCCGCACCCTCGCCACCGCCAGTGCCGACGACACCGTACGGCTGTGGGACGTCGACACGGGTGAGACCCGCACCATCCTGAGAGGGCACACCGGCGACATGAATTCCGTGGTGTTCAGTCCCGACGGCCGCACCCTCGCTACCGCCAGCAACGACGCGACCGTACGGCTGTGGAACGTCGCCACCGGCAAGACCCGCACCATCCTGAGAGGGCACACCGGCGAGGTGTTCTCGGTGGCCTTCAGCCCGGACGGCCGAACTCTCGCCACCTCCAGCAACGACGCGACCATACGGCTGTGGAACGCGGCCACCGGCAAGACCCGCACCAGCTTGGCCGACCACAGCGGCACGGTGACGTCGGTGGCGTTCAGTCCCGACGGCCGTACCCTCGCCACCGCCAGTATCGACGACACCGTACGGCTGTGGGATGTGACCACCGGTAAGAGCCGTACCACCCTGAGAGGGCACAACGGCTGGGTGACGTCGGTGGCCTTCAGCCCTGACGGCCGCACTCTCGCCACCTCCAGCCACGACGCGACCGTCCGCCTGTGGAACGCCGCCACCGGCAAGATCCGAACCATCCTGACCGGGCACGCTGGCGAGGTGTTTTCGGTGGCGTTCAGTCCCGACGGCCGTACCCTCGCCACCGCCAGCAACGCCCCGACCGTACGGCTGTGGGACGTAGCCGCCGGCAGGGCCGTCGCCACCCTGTCCGGTCACAACGACACGGTGGCGTCGGTGGCCTTCAGCCCTAAAGGCCACACCCTCGCCACCGGAAGTGTCGACCACACCGCGCGGCTGTGGGATGCGAGCCTCCCCCAACCCTCCGAAGCGATCAAGAAAATCTGCCGCTCGGTCAACCGCGACCTCACCCCACAGGAACGGACGGCGTACCTGCCGGATCAGTCAGGGGGCCCGGTCTGTCCAACAAGATGA
- a CDS encoding globin domain-containing protein — MLSAESAAVVRATLPAVAGALDEITTRFYGAMFRDRPELLDGMFNRGNQASGAQRRALAGSIAGFATTLLDAPDTRPDTLLDRIAHKHAAVGVTDDQYTIVHKYLFGAIAEVLGDAVTPEVAAAWDEVYWLMAGALIGREARLYQDAGVQPGQVCRQWTVVERRTETPDVVSFVLRPADGEPAPRARAGQYVSVRVLMADGIRQLRQYSLSSDPGGELRRITVKRVAGTADAPDGEVSGLLHDQVHEGDELTLSAPFGDVFLDDPADAVTPVVLVSAGIGGTPMTSILAHLTALGSTRPVLVLHADRSPTDHALRTETGELVEQLPGARAVFWYERPGPEEPDAREGLMNLDGIELPNGATVFLCGPLPFMRDVRGQLLRAGVPAQRIRYEVFGPDLWLPGPAA; from the coding sequence ATGCTGTCCGCAGAATCCGCCGCCGTCGTCCGTGCCACCCTGCCCGCCGTGGCCGGAGCGCTCGACGAGATCACCACCCGCTTCTACGGCGCGATGTTCCGCGACCGGCCGGAACTACTCGACGGGATGTTCAACCGCGGCAACCAGGCCAGCGGAGCCCAGCGCCGCGCACTGGCCGGCTCGATCGCCGGATTCGCGACCACGCTCCTCGACGCCCCGGACACCCGCCCGGACACCCTGCTGGACCGCATCGCGCACAAACACGCCGCGGTCGGCGTCACCGACGACCAGTACACAATCGTGCACAAGTACCTGTTCGGCGCGATAGCGGAGGTCCTCGGCGACGCGGTCACCCCGGAGGTCGCGGCCGCCTGGGACGAGGTCTACTGGCTGATGGCCGGCGCCCTGATCGGCCGTGAGGCCCGCCTGTACCAGGACGCGGGCGTCCAGCCCGGCCAGGTCTGTCGGCAGTGGACGGTCGTCGAGCGCCGCACCGAGACACCGGACGTGGTGTCCTTCGTCCTCCGTCCCGCCGACGGCGAACCGGCGCCGCGGGCGCGGGCAGGCCAGTACGTGAGCGTGCGGGTCCTGATGGCCGACGGGATCCGCCAACTGCGGCAGTACAGCCTGTCCTCAGACCCGGGCGGGGAGCTGCGGCGCATCACCGTCAAACGGGTCGCCGGCACGGCCGACGCGCCGGACGGCGAGGTCTCCGGCCTGCTGCACGACCAGGTCCACGAGGGCGACGAACTGACGCTCTCCGCTCCCTTCGGCGACGTCTTCCTCGACGACCCGGCCGACGCCGTGACTCCGGTCGTCCTGGTCTCCGCAGGCATCGGCGGCACCCCCATGACCAGCATCCTGGCCCACCTCACGGCCCTCGGTTCGACCCGCCCGGTGCTGGTCCTGCACGCCGACCGCTCCCCCACCGACCACGCCCTGCGCACCGAGACGGGCGAACTGGTCGAGCAACTGCCGGGCGCCCGCGCGGTCTTCTGGTACGAGCGCCCTGGCCCGGAGGAACCCGACGCCCGCGAGGGCCTGATGAACCTCGACGGCATCGAACTGCCCAACGGCGCCACAGTATTCCTGTGCGGCCCGCTCCCGTTCATGCGCGACGTCCGCGGACAGCTGCTGCGCGCCGGGGTTCCGGCACAGCGCATCCGCTACGAGGTCTTCGGCCCCGACCTGTGGCTGCCCGGCCCGGCGGCCTGA